A stretch of the Halorussus salinus genome encodes the following:
- a CDS encoding ABC transporter permease, which produces MSTETEKSSQIDSLKERWRPRIERFRRGWDRFTEEKMGVLGIVIMVVFILWALFPDFFAPHSLEWRAYLGTEPGRLTAEQAESLPHPPAFGDPFWAPFGTNYVGQGILTLIVRAADDALYIGFAAGLLSSLVGVPLGLISGFYGNTWIDETIQRIVDVMYGLPFLPFLIVLVAIRGITTTNIILGIAVTSWLNNCIVIRGETLSLKERSYVESAKVAGASDTRIVFRHIMPNVLPLAFVFLAQDAATAIIAQASLAYLGLADFTANSWGLMLQNIKSNGYVFDAWWWLIPPGICIMLIAAAFYFIGFSMEDVTNPQGDN; this is translated from the coding sequence ATGTCGACAGAAACCGAAAAATCCTCACAGATCGACTCACTGAAGGAGCGTTGGCGACCTCGTATCGAGCGGTTCCGCCGCGGCTGGGACCGATTCACGGAGGAGAAGATGGGCGTGCTGGGCATCGTCATCATGGTGGTGTTCATCCTCTGGGCGCTGTTCCCCGACTTCTTCGCGCCCCACTCGCTGGAGTGGCGTGCGTATCTGGGCACCGAACCCGGACGCCTCACGGCCGAGCAGGCCGAGTCGCTTCCCCACCCGCCCGCGTTCGGCGACCCGTTCTGGGCGCCGTTCGGCACGAACTACGTCGGACAGGGCATCCTGACGCTCATCGTCCGGGCGGCCGACGACGCGCTCTACATCGGCTTCGCGGCCGGTCTCCTGTCGAGTCTGGTCGGCGTCCCGCTGGGACTCATCAGTGGCTTCTACGGGAACACGTGGATAGACGAGACGATTCAGCGCATCGTTGACGTGATGTACGGCCTGCCGTTCCTGCCGTTCCTCATCGTCCTCGTGGCGATTCGCGGCATCACGACGACGAACATCATCCTCGGCATCGCGGTCACGTCGTGGCTGAACAACTGCATCGTCATCCGAGGAGAGACCCTCTCGCTGAAGGAACGCTCGTACGTCGAATCGGCGAAGGTCGCGGGCGCGAGCGACACCCGAATCGTGTTCCGTCACATCATGCCCAACGTCCTGCCGCTGGCGTTCGTCTTCCTCGCGCAGGACGCCGCGACCGCCATCATCGCCCAAGCGTCGCTGGCGTACCTCGGACTGGCGGACTTCACTGCCAATTCGTGGGGGCTGATGCTCCAGAACATCAAGTCGAACGGGTACGTCTTCGATGCGTGGTGGTGGCTCATCCCGCCGGGCATCTGCATCATGCTCATCGCGGCCGCGTTCTACTTCATCGGCTTCTCGATGGAGGACGTGACCAACCCGCAGGGGGACAACTAA
- a CDS encoding DUF7576 family protein has translation MQEIREPRRPPTGRPDSTGGRPTESEAMSDRCTNCDGRIPAEEWHPVTTVRDDDGEVEIYAFCSEPCRTAWQDERADDE, from the coding sequence ATGCAAGAGATTCGTGAACCACGCCGACCGCCGACCGGCCGACCGGACTCGACCGGCGGCCGACCGACCGAGAGCGAGGCGATGAGCGACCGGTGTACCAACTGCGACGGGCGGATTCCCGCCGAGGAGTGGCATCCCGTGACGACGGTCCGGGACGACGACGGCGAGGTCGAAATCTACGCCTTCTGTAGCGAACCGTGTCGAACGGCGTGGCAGGACGAGCGCGCGGACGACGAGTGA
- a CDS encoding ABC transporter substrate-binding protein: MPHRRNQSDDTNDSRRKFLKASGAGAVALSLAGCSGGGSDDSQDTTSGDETTEEQTPTKSDKNAEDIPRGGTLVYGMSSKPDTSNILTSSSVYAGVALNRVYQFGNELDPVTQEVVPNVFTDWKIETGDTPSVYFNMREGLKWNDGEDFTKEDVLFTYRYCIENQPGQYASVIEPMEKIEESSKSDWDFRVDLKRPFGYWETDVVGGLPLLPKHKWEGKDYKKYDPMKANPDNGPVGLGPGHLTKFDPATSMQLVFDHDNYYEKLSTLDWKKEHDQLIAGGPFLDKVNFKVYGSKTAMTNAFLQGGIDTHYGSLTTSKIPDVKDDEDKDLIKGLGSGFSYFGFNGRRKPLDDVSFKQAMSFLFDEHYWVSRLKQDYVINGDFAQTPGYARPRPDYQFAGEEEVATHPATEAFKFRNKEADIPDVKAIRKFLTDGNVIDGSSGTYAGMEYPGSLSDVSASQSEAKHDYSFGPVKTGVLKDFDGADKEIRVNGNTIPEVMDGGPITILIDPPKNKPKEAKAIQRWADNLKTLGIPVRTQALEFNTMLSKVYYEEDFDIYPMGWGNTGPFGSSAYSFFHSNNADDLSDGNEDKLTNNSIGYGLAGGSADELLSSARTELDPEKRNKTTAKALEKVYLDMPYYVMSYEKQRWPVNSSKFSGFISNLVDPAYAAFGAEINNIHLKE; encoded by the coding sequence ATGCCACACCGGCGCAACCAATCGGATGATACGAACGATAGCCGACGGAAGTTTCTGAAAGCGAGTGGTGCTGGTGCCGTCGCCCTCTCTCTCGCTGGCTGTAGCGGCGGCGGTAGCGACGACTCACAGGATACCACCTCCGGCGACGAGACGACCGAGGAGCAGACGCCGACGAAGAGCGACAAGAACGCAGAAGATATCCCGCGTGGCGGAACGCTGGTGTACGGGATGTCCTCGAAACCGGACACGTCGAACATTCTGACCAGCAGTTCGGTCTACGCTGGCGTCGCCCTGAATCGGGTCTACCAGTTCGGCAACGAACTCGACCCCGTCACACAGGAGGTCGTTCCGAACGTCTTCACCGACTGGAAGATCGAGACCGGCGATACGCCGAGCGTCTACTTCAACATGCGGGAGGGGCTGAAGTGGAACGACGGCGAGGACTTCACCAAGGAAGACGTGCTGTTCACCTATCGGTACTGCATCGAGAACCAGCCGGGACAGTACGCTTCCGTCATCGAACCGATGGAGAAAATCGAGGAGTCCTCCAAGAGCGACTGGGACTTCCGGGTGGACCTCAAGAGACCGTTCGGCTACTGGGAAACCGACGTAGTCGGCGGCCTTCCACTCCTGCCCAAGCACAAGTGGGAGGGCAAAGACTACAAGAAGTACGACCCGATGAAAGCCAACCCCGACAACGGCCCCGTCGGCCTCGGTCCGGGACATCTCACGAAGTTCGACCCTGCCACTTCGATGCAGCTCGTGTTCGACCACGACAACTACTACGAGAAGCTAAGCACCCTCGACTGGAAGAAGGAACACGACCAGCTCATCGCTGGCGGGCCGTTCCTCGACAAGGTCAACTTCAAAGTCTACGGTAGCAAGACCGCGATGACCAACGCGTTCCTGCAGGGCGGCATCGACACCCACTACGGGAGTCTCACCACGTCCAAGATTCCCGACGTGAAAGACGACGAGGACAAGGACCTCATCAAGGGCCTCGGTAGTGGTTTCAGCTACTTCGGGTTCAACGGGCGGCGAAAACCCCTCGACGACGTGAGCTTCAAGCAGGCGATGTCGTTCCTGTTCGACGAACACTACTGGGTCTCTCGTCTGAAGCAGGACTACGTCATCAACGGCGACTTCGCACAGACGCCCGGTTACGCTAGGCCACGTCCGGACTACCAGTTCGCTGGCGAGGAGGAAGTCGCCACTCATCCGGCGACGGAGGCGTTCAAATTCCGGAACAAAGAGGCCGACATTCCCGACGTGAAAGCCATCCGTAAGTTCCTCACCGACGGGAACGTCATCGACGGGTCTTCGGGCACGTACGCGGGAATGGAGTACCCCGGTAGCCTCTCGGACGTGAGCGCGAGCCAGTCGGAAGCCAAGCACGACTACTCCTTCGGTCCGGTCAAGACCGGCGTGCTCAAGGACTTCGACGGGGCCGACAAGGAGATTCGCGTGAATGGCAACACCATTCCGGAGGTCATGGACGGGGGTCCGATCACCATCTTGATCGACCCGCCGAAGAACAAGCCGAAAGAGGCCAAGGCCATCCAGCGGTGGGCCGACAACCTCAAAACGCTCGGCATTCCGGTGCGAACGCAGGCGCTGGAGTTCAACACGATGTTGTCGAAAGTCTACTACGAGGAGGACTTCGACATCTACCCGATGGGCTGGGGCAACACCGGACCGTTCGGCAGTTCGGCCTACTCCTTCTTCCACAGTAACAACGCCGACGATCTCTCCGACGGCAACGAAGACAAGTTGACCAACAACTCCATCGGCTACGGTCTCGCTGGCGGCAGTGCCGACGAACTCCTCTCGTCTGCTCGGACCGAGCTGGACCCCGAGAAACGCAACAAGACGACCGCGAAGGCCTTAGAGAAGGTGTACCTCGACATGCCGTACTACGTCATGTCCTACGAGAAGCAACGGTGGCCCGTCAACTCCTCGAAGTTCAGCGGGTTCATCTCGAACCTCGTGGACCCGGCGTACGCCGCCTTCGGCGCGGAGATCAACAACATCCACCTGAAAGAGTAA
- a CDS encoding type 1 glutamine amidotransferase domain-containing protein: MTSVLFVVSEEGYWGEECVDPLETLSDTDASVEVATPSGNKPVVDDRSIDPENVGEETAEWVKEVHRNDQRLQNPKPIAKADTDMYDAVVFPGGHGTNWDVNQDKHARQLLREAVEGDDQKALVVCHAVGLLAFTRDSDGGMLVEGREVTGFPNEWEQNIVDDNDLMPDGRKLPYWVEDEVKAAGGDWDAELDADASVTVDGDLITARGPESSHEGVMALIEALGVAPPA; the protein is encoded by the coding sequence ATGACTTCGGTACTGTTCGTAGTCAGTGAGGAGGGGTACTGGGGCGAGGAGTGCGTCGATCCGCTGGAGACGCTCTCGGACACCGACGCCAGCGTGGAGGTGGCGACGCCGAGTGGAAACAAGCCGGTGGTAGACGACCGGTCCATCGACCCCGAGAACGTGGGCGAGGAGACCGCCGAGTGGGTCAAAGAGGTCCATCGGAACGACCAGCGACTGCAGAACCCGAAACCGATAGCGAAGGCCGACACCGACATGTACGACGCCGTGGTGTTCCCCGGCGGCCACGGGACGAATTGGGACGTGAATCAGGACAAGCACGCCCGACAACTCCTGCGAGAGGCGGTCGAAGGCGACGACCAGAAGGCGCTGGTCGTCTGTCACGCGGTCGGCCTCTTGGCGTTCACCCGCGACAGCGACGGCGGGATGCTGGTCGAGGGCCGCGAGGTGACCGGGTTCCCGAACGAGTGGGAACAGAACATCGTCGACGACAACGACCTGATGCCCGACGGCCGAAAGCTTCCCTACTGGGTCGAAGACGAGGTGAAAGCCGCAGGTGGCGACTGGGACGCGGAACTCGACGCCGACGCCAGCGTCACGGTGGACGGCGACCTCATCACCGCCCGCGGACCGGAGTCGTCCCACGAGGGCGTGATGGCGCTCATCGAGGCGCTCGGCGTCGCACCGCCCGCGTAA
- a CDS encoding DUF2298 domain-containing protein, translated as MEYALVLLWFVVYQALAFAALPLAARLFPGFPDRGAAFALPVALTVVTVVGYWVGHLGFGRWTAFLAVAVLAGLSGVVLWSDRSLGGDSAGLDGTGGRFGGDALPLRTYAESMLIFAVAFGLLVAVRAVDPALQPGGGEKFLDFGIFKSLLRAEVLPPQDMWWAGDHVLYYYGGHLASALLTHLTGTEGQYAYNLALSGFYATLVTVAYGLAGALADARGASRRVGGALGAFFVGFAANLVTAVTGLVWLLPDETARGVANWLAGPIADSTSGDLLTTGLSDFGYWGPSRVIPGTINEFPLFAFLNGDLHGHMLSTPFLLLIAALGFAYFRTGPGALGRRRALVFGALPVVVGLLGLVNVWSFPTGLGVVWLAVLFAPADPLSLFPGVSTAGESEPVADGGEHDGGASPTAGETPTRTPADLLLGEARRVASAFAVTGVVAAAALAWVAPFVFGILLQSATNRSLGLLPEQSSAVGLLLVHGTFLLVFAAFLWPRARVAFDVRPVRAGLLGLAVTVFAWQLGYPVLVLVVPLLLVGWLLLRTVGGERTDRGVGYETVLVVAGAGLVTLVEFVYVQDNAIGGRFNTVFKVYMQVWVLWATAAGGVLASLVGSVGPTDWRLPAVGIDRKGFMNGLAALLVVSTALYGGLALGGHFTSDHHRIDDPTLDGKAFVEDYHPDEAAAIAWLDDRSGQPHIVEPAGRNPYTWSSPAASLTGLPTVVGWVYQEGVYRGEEKSDARAADVDLVYTGTWEDRKRLLEKYDVQYVYVGPAARERYDDENLRFGQYPGVEVTFRDEGVVVYEVTDSA; from the coding sequence ATGGAGTACGCGCTCGTCTTGCTGTGGTTCGTCGTCTATCAGGCGCTCGCGTTCGCCGCACTGCCGCTGGCGGCCCGACTGTTCCCCGGCTTTCCGGACCGAGGAGCGGCGTTTGCCCTCCCGGTGGCGCTGACGGTCGTGACCGTGGTCGGCTACTGGGTCGGCCACCTCGGGTTCGGTCGGTGGACCGCCTTTCTCGCCGTCGCGGTCCTCGCCGGACTCTCGGGGGTCGTCCTCTGGAGCGACCGGTCGCTCGGGGGCGACTCGGCCGGACTCGACGGTACCGGCGGCCGGTTCGGCGGCGACGCGCTCCCGCTTCGCACGTACGCGGAAAGTATGCTTATATTCGCCGTCGCGTTCGGTCTCCTCGTCGCGGTCCGGGCGGTGGACCCGGCGCTCCAACCCGGCGGCGGCGAGAAGTTCCTCGACTTCGGCATCTTCAAATCGCTGTTGCGTGCCGAGGTCCTCCCGCCCCAAGATATGTGGTGGGCGGGCGACCACGTCCTCTACTACTACGGCGGCCACCTCGCGTCCGCACTCTTGACCCACCTCACGGGCACCGAAGGCCAGTACGCCTACAACCTCGCGCTCTCGGGGTTCTACGCGACGCTCGTCACCGTCGCGTACGGACTCGCGGGCGCGCTCGCCGACGCTCGCGGGGCCTCCCGCCGGGTCGGCGGCGCGCTCGGAGCCTTCTTCGTCGGCTTCGCGGCGAACCTCGTCACCGCAGTCACGGGACTCGTCTGGCTCCTGCCCGACGAGACGGCCCGAGGAGTCGCGAACTGGCTGGCCGGACCCATCGCCGACTCGACCTCCGGGGACCTCCTGACGACTGGACTGTCCGACTTTGGCTACTGGGGGCCGAGCAGGGTGATTCCCGGCACCATCAACGAGTTCCCCCTGTTCGCGTTCCTCAACGGCGACCTGCACGGCCACATGCTCAGCACGCCCTTCCTGCTTCTCATCGCGGCGCTCGGGTTCGCCTACTTCCGGACCGGACCGGGCGCGCTCGGCCGACGCCGCGCGCTCGTCTTCGGGGCGCTCCCCGTCGTGGTCGGTCTCCTCGGACTCGTCAACGTCTGGAGTTTCCCGACCGGTCTCGGCGTCGTCTGGCTCGCGGTCCTGTTCGCGCCCGCCGACCCGCTGAGCCTCTTCCCCGGCGTCTCGACCGCAGGGGAGTCCGAACCGGTCGCTGACGGCGGCGAACACGATGGGGGCGCGAGTCCGACCGCGGGGGAGACGCCGACCCGGACGCCCGCCGACCTCCTGCTCGGCGAGGCCCGACGAGTCGCCAGCGCGTTCGCGGTGACGGGCGTCGTCGCCGCGGCGGCGCTCGCGTGGGTCGCGCCGTTCGTCTTCGGCATCCTCCTCCAGTCGGCGACCAATCGGAGCCTCGGCCTACTCCCCGAGCAGTCGAGCGCGGTCGGCCTCCTGCTCGTCCACGGGACCTTCCTGCTGGTGTTCGCCGCGTTCCTCTGGCCCCGAGCGCGGGTCGCGTTCGACGTTCGGCCGGTCCGGGCGGGCCTCCTCGGACTCGCGGTGACCGTCTTCGCGTGGCAGTTGGGCTACCCCGTCTTAGTGTTGGTCGTGCCGCTGTTGCTGGTCGGGTGGCTGTTGCTCCGGACCGTCGGCGGCGAGCGGACCGACCGAGGAGTCGGCTACGAGACGGTGCTGGTTGTCGCCGGGGCCGGACTCGTGACGCTCGTGGAGTTCGTCTACGTGCAGGACAACGCCATCGGCGGCCGGTTCAACACCGTCTTCAAGGTGTATATGCAGGTGTGGGTCCTCTGGGCGACCGCCGCCGGAGGAGTCCTCGCGAGTCTGGTCGGGTCGGTCGGTCCCACGGACTGGCGACTCCCCGCAGTCGGTATCGACCGGAAGGGCTTCATGAACGGTCTCGCGGCGCTACTGGTCGTCTCGACCGCACTCTACGGCGGACTGGCGCTCGGCGGCCACTTCACCAGCGACCACCACCGCATCGACGACCCGACCCTCGACGGGAAGGCGTTCGTCGAGGACTACCACCCCGACGAGGCGGCCGCCATCGCGTGGCTCGACGACCGGTCGGGCCAACCCCACATCGTGGAACCGGCGGGTCGGAACCCCTACACGTGGTCGAGTCCCGCCGCCTCGCTGACGGGACTGCCGACCGTCGTCGGGTGGGTGTATCAGGAGGGCGTCTACCGCGGCGAGGAGAAATCGGACGCTCGGGCGGCGGACGTGGACCTCGTCTACACCGGAACGTGGGAAGACCGGAAGCGACTGCTGGAGAAGTACGACGTGCAGTACGTCTACGTCGGCCCGGCCGCCCGCGAGCGCTACGACGACGAGAACCTCCGATTCGGTCAGTACCCCGGCGTCGAAGTGACGTTCCGCGACGAGGGCGTCGTCGTCTACGAAGTCACTGACTCGGCCTGA
- a CDS encoding HalOD1 output domain-containing protein has protein sequence MSTSTSGETFESQSVSQRVIAAVADETGKEPTEVGPLYHVIDPDALDRLFSATRGGSRTRGYVEFTFAGCNVVVRGAGDVEVSERDLTAELADDTESPARVGSYEEA, from the coding sequence ATGAGTACGAGCACGAGCGGAGAAACCTTCGAGTCGCAGTCGGTCAGCCAGCGCGTCATCGCCGCAGTCGCCGACGAGACGGGCAAGGAACCGACCGAGGTGGGGCCGCTGTACCACGTCATCGACCCCGACGCGCTCGACCGGTTGTTCTCCGCGACCAGAGGGGGAAGTCGGACACGGGGGTACGTCGAGTTTACGTTCGCTGGCTGTAACGTCGTCGTCCGCGGGGCGGGCGACGTAGAGGTCAGCGAGCGCGACCTGACGGCCGAACTCGCCGACGACACCGAGAGTCCGGCCCGCGTCGGTAGCTACGAAGAGGCGTAG
- a CDS encoding ABC transporter permease, which yields MTRISARYLGKRLVVSYLTLLVIMSLLFVLIRSMPGSFIASMITPELDQADIEQLRETWGLNEPIWRQYIDFMINYQTGDFGRSPTYKAPVWEVIISRFPRTLVLFGAAFIAQFIVGPLVGMYLGWWRGTRKDKTIFTSSLAVYSMPAFWLAWLFIWLFNYELGWFPSTYMFTKFAEFDWTVVTIITDVLKHITLPLISIAFVSWVGAMLVMRPAMNNVTGEDYVFLAQAKGLSERTVMIKHAARNALIPVATQAIVGLAFLLNGSVIIENVFSWPGLGQVLVTSVLSRDYPVSQAAFFMLAILIVVMRLLTDIVYTYLDPRIKFGGDS from the coding sequence ATGACAAGAATTAGCGCACGATACCTCGGCAAGCGGTTGGTCGTCTCCTACTTGACCCTGCTTGTCATCATGTCGCTACTGTTCGTCCTCATCCGGAGCATGCCGGGGTCGTTCATCGCGTCGATGATCACCCCGGAGTTGGATCAGGCGGACATCGAGCAGTTACGAGAGACGTGGGGTCTGAACGAGCCGATTTGGAGACAGTACATCGATTTCATGATAAACTACCAGACCGGTGACTTCGGTCGCTCGCCGACGTACAAGGCACCCGTCTGGGAAGTCATCATCAGCCGCTTCCCGCGAACGCTGGTCCTCTTCGGCGCGGCGTTCATCGCCCAGTTCATCGTCGGCCCGCTCGTCGGGATGTACCTCGGGTGGTGGCGCGGCACTCGGAAAGACAAGACCATCTTCACGTCGAGTCTCGCAGTGTACTCGATGCCAGCGTTCTGGCTCGCGTGGCTGTTCATCTGGCTGTTCAACTACGAACTCGGCTGGTTCCCGAGCACGTACATGTTCACGAAGTTCGCCGAGTTCGACTGGACGGTCGTGACCATCATCACGGACGTGCTCAAACATATCACGCTTCCGCTCATCAGCATCGCGTTCGTCTCGTGGGTCGGTGCGATGTTGGTGATGCGGCCCGCGATGAACAACGTCACCGGCGAGGACTACGTGTTCCTCGCGCAGGCGAAGGGACTCAGCGAGCGAACGGTGATGATAAAACACGCGGCCCGGAACGCGCTCATCCCGGTGGCGACCCAAGCCATCGTCGGACTGGCGTTCCTGCTCAACGGCAGCGTCATCATCGAAAACGTGTTCAGTTGGCCGGGACTCGGTCAGGTACTCGTCACGTCCGTGCTGAGTCGGGACTACCCGGTCTCGCAGGCGGCGTTCTTCATGCTCGCCATCCTCATCGTCGTCATGCGACTCCTGACCGACATCGTGTACACGTATCTCGACCCGCGAATCAAGTTCGGGGGTGACTCCTAA
- a CDS encoding ABC transporter ATP-binding protein encodes MDRNADPLIEVESLSKWFGTSQGVVDRLMGNEPSPVKAVDDVSFTINEGDIMGIAGESGCGKTTLGKLLVQLYEPTHGSIHFDGNDITEMSNDEEKEFRKRVQMIFQDPFESLNPRMTVFQSVVEPLRINDMYGGYDERRERVIEVLNEVGLSPAEAYLNEFPKELSGGELQRVAIARALVVNPDFVVCDEPVSMLDVSIRAGVLNLMKELQDEYGLTYVFISHDLSLIRYMCDRTAIMYLGDVIEQGPTDEVVMNPKHPYTEALFDAVPEVAPDAERQRANVTGEVPNPRDPPSGCRFHPRCSKIIPPQDWSGGQPAFRRVFQFKRKVLAEQLGPEDVETSGQTATGRAADELIEHGLSLELPEEHRPASRTGTTIDPDQLELPRDAESTLREAAERVVQEDYDGARDVLDGEFETICEQEHPDLREAGPQITACHLYEGESRKTRKAPSADD; translated from the coding sequence ATGGACCGAAACGCAGACCCACTGATAGAAGTCGAGAGCCTCTCGAAGTGGTTCGGCACGTCCCAAGGCGTCGTGGACCGACTGATGGGCAACGAGCCGTCGCCCGTGAAAGCGGTAGACGACGTGTCGTTCACCATCAACGAGGGCGACATCATGGGCATCGCGGGCGAGTCCGGGTGTGGCAAGACCACGCTCGGGAAGTTGCTCGTCCAACTCTACGAACCGACCCACGGGAGCATCCACTTCGACGGCAACGACATCACCGAGATGTCCAACGACGAGGAGAAAGAGTTCCGCAAGCGGGTCCAGATGATATTTCAGGACCCCTTCGAGAGCCTGAACCCGCGGATGACCGTCTTCCAGTCGGTCGTGGAACCGCTCCGCATCAACGACATGTACGGCGGGTACGACGAGCGCCGCGAGCGCGTCATCGAAGTCCTCAACGAAGTCGGACTCTCGCCCGCGGAGGCGTACCTCAACGAGTTCCCCAAGGAACTGTCCGGCGGCGAACTCCAGCGCGTCGCCATCGCGCGGGCGCTGGTCGTCAACCCCGACTTCGTGGTCTGTGACGAACCCGTCTCGATGCTCGACGTGTCCATCCGTGCGGGCGTGCTGAACCTGATGAAGGAACTACAGGACGAGTACGGCCTGACCTACGTGTTCATCAGCCACGACCTCTCGCTCATCCGGTACATGTGCGACCGGACAGCCATCATGTATCTGGGCGACGTAATCGAGCAGGGTCCGACCGACGAGGTGGTGATGAACCCCAAACACCCCTACACCGAGGCGCTGTTCGACGCGGTGCCGGAGGTCGCACCCGACGCCGAGCGCCAGCGTGCGAACGTGACCGGCGAGGTTCCCAACCCGCGGGACCCGCCCTCGGGATGCCGGTTCCACCCCCGGTGTTCGAAGATTATCCCGCCACAGGACTGGTCCGGCGGCCAACCCGCGTTCCGTCGCGTGTTCCAGTTCAAGCGGAAGGTGCTGGCCGAACAACTCGGTCCGGAGGACGTAGAGACCAGCGGGCAGACCGCGACCGGACGCGCGGCCGACGAACTCATCGAACACGGCCTGTCGCTCGAACTGCCCGAGGAGCATCGCCCGGCGAGTCGGACCGGGACGACCATCGACCCGGACCAACTCGAACTACCGAGAGACGCCGAGAGTACGCTTCGAGAGGCCGCCGAGCGTGTCGTACAGGAGGACTACGACGGTGCGCGCGACGTACTCGACGGCGAGTTCGAGACCATCTGCGAGCAGGAACACCCCGACCTCCGCGAGGCCGGACCGCAGATAACCGCGTGTCACCTCTACGAGGGCGAGAGTCGAAAGACGCGGAAAGCGCCCAGCGCGGACGACTGA
- a CDS encoding ABC transporter ATP-binding protein gives MSLLEVSDLSVRYDAGEAQVHAVDEVSFSVEHGETFGLVGESGCGKTTLGKSLIQLLDANGYVEDGEVWFDGTLPRWEDESGNPRREVIEDEQYPVREDGMTDLTALDDQDIRDVRWRNIALIPQSAMNALNPVYEVGDQIVEAILRHEPNTTREEADARARDLLERVGIEPERADDYAHEYSGGMKQRAVIAMAMACNPDMLIADEPTTALDVIIQDRILEELEELQDEFDVSILVVSHDISVMAEICDKLGVMYGGKMMESGPKREVLENAANPYTLGLKNSFPTVKQEQTQLVSIPGSPPTLLDPGKGCRFADRCPFVIDECHTEHPPMYDVDAAENGTRTEATDQHAHRSACYRVDKLERMREDAAQEETWTETQTH, from the coding sequence ATGTCACTACTCGAAGTAAGCGATCTGTCGGTACGGTACGATGCTGGCGAGGCACAGGTCCACGCCGTCGACGAAGTTAGCTTCAGCGTCGAACACGGCGAGACGTTCGGTCTCGTCGGCGAGTCGGGATGTGGCAAGACCACCCTCGGCAAGTCGCTCATCCAGTTGCTCGACGCGAACGGCTACGTCGAGGACGGCGAAGTCTGGTTCGACGGCACCCTTCCCCGCTGGGAAGACGAGAGCGGGAACCCCAGACGCGAGGTCATCGAGGACGAACAGTACCCCGTCCGCGAGGACGGCATGACCGACCTCACCGCGTTGGACGACCAAGACATCCGGGACGTGCGGTGGCGGAACATCGCGCTGATTCCACAGAGCGCGATGAACGCGCTGAACCCGGTCTACGAGGTCGGCGACCAGATCGTCGAGGCCATCCTCCGGCACGAACCCAACACGACCCGCGAGGAGGCCGACGCTCGCGCACGCGACCTCCTCGAACGGGTCGGCATCGAACCCGAGCGGGCCGACGACTACGCTCACGAGTACTCCGGCGGGATGAAACAGCGCGCGGTCATCGCGATGGCGATGGCGTGCAATCCCGATATGCTCATCGCGGACGAGCCGACGACCGCACTCGACGTGATCATCCAAGACCGCATCCTCGAAGAACTCGAGGAGTTACAGGACGAGTTCGACGTTTCCATCCTCGTCGTCAGCCACGACATCAGCGTCATGGCCGAAATCTGTGACAAGCTCGGCGTGATGTACGGCGGCAAGATGATGGAGAGCGGTCCCAAGCGGGAAGTGCTGGAGAACGCCGCGAACCCCTACACGCTCGGGCTGAAAAATTCCTTCCCGACGGTCAAGCAAGAACAGACCCAGTTAGTCTCGATTCCGGGGTCGCCTCCGACGCTGTTGGACCCCGGTAAGGGCTGTCGGTTCGCCGACCGGTGTCCGTTCGTCATCGACGAGTGTCACACCGAGCATCCGCCGATGTACGACGTGGACGCCGCCGAAAACGGGACTCGAACCGAAGCCACCGACCAGCACGCACACCGGTCGGCCTGTTACCGCGTGGACAAACTCGAACGAATGCGCGAAGACGCAGCTCAGGAGGAAACATGGACCGAAACGCAGACCCACTGA